The following are encoded together in the Fusarium keratoplasticum isolate Fu6.1 chromosome 1, whole genome shotgun sequence genome:
- a CDS encoding PWI domain-containing protein: MATGVDARLLKSTKFPPEFSQKVDMQKVNLQVMKKWIAGKISDILGNEDDVVIELCFNLIEGPRYPDIKSLQIQLTGFLDKDTASFCKDLWRLLLSAQASPQGVPKELLEAKKLELIQEKIEADRAAESAKKRRDEWDRRDREVADLKDRDRRDRASAQEASGEEVGGLDLRVPASATRGTPTVATVTSLVGGAAAVELDLVDEGPLLDRLQHLAHLDRTRAAVVRRAAPTDLTVGDDPHHPEDRETGERDHDHPEATPTEAEQTVETREGVELLHLALHPRSDVLLLQSEDDTLLQEADR; the protein is encoded by the exons ATGGCTACCGGAGTGGATGCGCGGCTTTTGAAGTCGACCAAGTTCCCGCCCGAGTTTAGCCAGAAGGTTGATATGCAAAAGGTCAATCTCCAGGTCATGAAGAA ATGGATCGCGGGCAAGATATCCGATATCCTTGGGAACGAAGACGACGTAGTGATCGAGCTTTGCTTTAATCTGATCGAAGGCCCGCGATAC CCAGACATCAAGTCACTCCAGATCCAACTCACGGGCTTCCTCGATAAAGATACTGCGTCTTTCTGTAAAGACCTATGGAGATTACTGTTGAGCGCCCAGGCCAGTCCTCAAGGCGTGCCTAAGGAGCTCCTCGAAGCTAAAAAGCTGGAGCTCATCCAGGAAAAG ATTGAAGCCGATCGTGCCGCAGAGAGCGCCAAGAAGAGGCGAGATGAGTGGGATCGCCGTGATCGCGAAGTAGCCGACCTCAAAGATCGCGATCGTCGAGATCGAGCATCGGCTC aggaggcttcAGGAGAGGAGGTGGGAGGTCTCGATCTCCGGGTCCCCGCTTCCGCGACTCGAGGGACTCCTACGGTCGCGACAGTTACGTCCCTCGTGGGAGGCGCGGCGGCGGTAGAGCTGGACCTGGTCGACGAAGGTCCCCTGCTCGATCGCCTTCAGCATCTGGCTCATCTCGATCGAACTCGCGCGGCCGTAGTGCGTCGCGCAGCACCAACAGATCTGACAGTCGGCGACGACCCTCATCACCCGGAAGACAGAGAGACGGGCGAAAGAGATCACGATCACCCGGAGGCGACACCTACCGAGGCAGAGCAAACCGTCGAAACGAGGGAGGGCGTAGAGCTGCTGCATCTCGCTCTGCATCCTCGGAGCGacgttctccttctccaaaGCGAAGACGATactcttcttcaagaagccgATCGGTAG